The DNA segment CTGCCATGGCTGTAGGAAGAAAAAAAGTCATATAAACATCACTGAGATCAACCAGGTTAACCACCCGGCCGCCGGCTCCGATAACTTCTCCGGGCTGGGCTATGAGATACTGAATCCGACCATCCCGGGGAGATTTAAGTGCACAGTCTTTAATATCTGCAGTGATTCTTTCAACTGCGGCTCCTACAGCTTCAACAGCAGACTGGGCTTGGGCAATTTCTGAACGGGCAGTTGAGATGGCTGCTTCTGAAGAAGCAACCCGGGCCTGGGCTGCACAGACTGTTGCAATGGCACCCTGAACACGGGCTTTGTCATCATCGGCTTTCTGCTGGGAAGCTGCGCCTTTAGAGGCCAGGGTTGATGAGCGGTTTGCATGCTTTTTGGCAATACCTAACTCTGCCTCACGCTGCCTTACAACGGCCATTGCAGCAGCTCTTTCACTTTCACGCTGCTTAAGTCGACTTCTTGCAGTCTCAATTCCTATTTTTGCCTGCTCTAACTCTGCTTTTACCTGCCGTTGTTGAGCTTCAAGGATTTCTGTATCCATCATGGCAAGGATCGTTCCTGCTGTAACAAACTCACCTTCACGAACTAAAATTTCCATTACCCGTCCAGGTGTTTTGGTTGCTATATCGATTTCCACTGCCTCAATTCGGCCATTGGCACTGATTAAACCTTCAAGTTCATCTTTTCCTAGAAAGTTTTTCCAGATGATGAAAGCCAGAATACCGGCAACCAGAGCAATTACAG comes from the Desulforegulaceae bacterium genome and includes:
- a CDS encoding HlyD family efflux transporter periplasmic adaptor subunit, producing the protein MTKQNKKWLTIAVIALVAGILAFIIWKNFLGKDELEGLISANGRIEAVEIDIATKTPGRVMEILVREGEFVTAGTILAMMDTEILEAQQRQVKAELEQAKIGIETARSRLKQRESERAAAMAVVRQREAELGIAKKHANRSSTLASKGAASQQKADDDKARVQGAIATVCAAQARVASSEAAISTARSEIAQAQSAVEAVGAAVERITADIKDCALKSPRDGRIQYLIAQPGEVIGAGGRVVNLVDLSDVYMTFFLPTAMAGRIALGTEVRLVLDAAPQYVVPAKISFVADVAQFTPKTVETSRERAKLMFRVRAQIPKELLQKYILHVKTGLPGMAYIRLDPTKDWPDHLKVKGSY